ttatctaggaagaaggaagtttgtgacctaaagaggaaccagagaagttacttagaactatagatagctgagttacacccatacacaagtatttacaaaggtggactatacaatagactagagtaggaactatggcaagggcacgaagcccttgcccctgacttctaagattaagtggactttaggtggagctgtttttgatcccagttgttaacattgaattttaccccagttggttcctgccagtccttccttgtttgcattcctctgttttgtgtaagaatccagtaacctctttgttccttgccggtgtgtcacccaactattttcttctatataaaaagtttgatgcttgatttgacaaattacattcagatacatacTCCCTCGTgtcgagtctgtctgtcaattcccgccaactccttgcccacctgtgactagagacctgttccactCAGACAAGGGAacaagagggtctgcggcattCTCCTAGAGaccttcagataaagatatagagctctcatctcctcctacgtcatgcttgcctggatgttgtcatgctcctgctttgatgataatggactgaaccactaaACTTATAAGTCAACCCCAATTAATTGTTgtgcttataagagttgccttggccatggtgtctgctcacagcagtaaaaccctaagtaaaacaCACCCATTAGTTACTTTTGGTatgtattagtttttattttgaaaaaattatttctttctattaaaaataaaatcatttatagTACATTATAATAGTTTAACCTTATAATAGTTAACCCTTGCATAAcacttcccagtttctccttacctcccctctcctccagttACACTCTTTCTTCCACTCACTGGAAAAGAACAATGTTCTAAGAGATAACCACCCAacttgacaaaataaaatataataagataaagttGAAAGGATCATATCAAAGTTAGACACagaaaaccaacagaaggaagagTCCCAAGATCAGCCACAAGAATTCTGCTTGTTCTACTAGTCAGGATTCCCAAAAAATACTAAGCTAAAAGCTGTGATATATGCAGGGGAACTGGTGTGGACCTATATTGTCTCTGTGCATATTGAGTCAGTCTCTTTGGATGAGGGAGAGCTAGATCTGTCTTAGATGCCTGAGTTCATATtaccttgcttagttgattcagagggtTTTGTTCTCTTGGTGCcttccattccctctggctcttacagtctttctgcctcttctatgGTTTTTCTGAGCTCTGAGTAAAGAGATTTGGGGGAGCCCTCTAATTTACTCACTCTGTGAGTGTTCTTGTGGTTCTCTGCATCTCTTCCCTTCTGCTACCAGAGAAAGATTCTCTGATGAGGACTGAATatggcactgatctatgaatatagcagaatattttagaagttattttgttgattttttgtagATAAGTTTATTTGGTTTTACCAGAGGTCTCTGAGATATCTACCCTCTAGTTAGTTCATGGTTACCCAAGAACTGTCagatataagtttttttttttttcatggagtgGGTCTTATGTCTAATCAGAGATTGGTTGGCTGTTCcatcattgccctagcatattttcTAGGCAGGAAAGATGGTAAGTCAAAGGTTTGGTGACTGAGTtagtgtttatgtttgtttgtttgtttgtttgtttgtttttgcctggCAAGTTCCTTCCTACACTGAATAAGTTAGAACACAGGGATGAAGACTCCATGTAGGCTCCAGATTAACTTCTTCATCTTCAATGTGTTGTGTGCATGCTGTCATTGGCAATAGTGTCCTACTGTCTGTTTGTGGAGAACAACTCTTTGTCTTAGCAACACTTTTCATTGTTTGGGAATTTCCATGGAAACTTCttagccaacaactcaattaaataCAACCCAGACACACTTGGAAGCTTTATTTGGGAACAGGAGATGGCTGGTTGAGATTCTGTATCTTCCATTATTAGGAGACTtcattaggatcaccttcatatattttaggaagtttccactCCACTAGGTTTGTATATCATCCCTCAAATGCCCTTCACTTCCAGCTGTGTCTCAATGAAATCTCCCCTGCTACTGTATTGTCCCTCTACCCTCTCCATATGATCTTTCAGATCCCATTCAAACCAAATACCATAGTCCATTCATAACACCtattatgtttctcttttcagGGAGATTCATGTGTGAGCTTAAAGAATACCTCTTTATTAATCTCTAGGTCTAGACTGTAGCTTAGATATCATTTGTTTAACAGTATATATACACTTATGAGTGGATACATACTATTTTATCTTTCTAGGTCTGAGTTATTTCACCCACATAACTCTTTTTCTAGATACAtttatttgtctgcaaatttcatgatgtcacttTTTtactctttcatttatttatattccaaatgttgccacTCTCCCTGATCCCCGCACCAAGAGTTCTTCACTCTATCCTCCTTTCCTTTTGCCTCTGAGATGGTGCTCCTCACCCTACACCTCCTGCCCCCTACACCCACAAACCCACTTCCAGCTCACAACCCCTGTAGCCCCCtttcctgggacatcaagtctatacagaattaggcacatcttcccccactgagaccagaaaaggcagttctctgctacatatgtacctgggCCACATACCAACACATGTATGCTTGTTGGTTGGTGGCCTACTCTCTGCGAGCCCCAAGAAGCcaaggttagttgacactgttggtcttcgtATGGTGCTACCATTCCCTTCAGCTCatccaatccttcccctaactcttccataggagtccccaATCTCATTGCAATGGTTGACTGCATCTGTATCAGCTGCTGATAGGTCCTCTCATAGGatagtcatgctaggctcctgtcttcaagcataaaataacattaataatagtgtcagagtttgttGTCTGcctatgagatggatcccaagttgggcagaTAATTGGATGgattttccttcagtctgtgtgtCATCTGAGTTTTGGATTTTGGTCATTCTGATGGGTGAAAAGTGGAACatcagggttgtcttgatttgcattctCCTGATGACTATCAATAttgaacatcttttttttccttttctttactttttctttctctttctttttccttttctttttcttctttttcttctttttcttctttttcttcttcttcttcttcttcttcttcttcttcttcttcttcttcttcttcttcttcttcttcttcttcttcttcttcttcttcttcttcttcttcttcttcttcttcttctgtttttaagatttatttagacaggagagatggctcagcagttaagagcactgactgctcttatgaaggtcctgagttcaaatcccagcaaccacatggtggctcacaaccatccctaatgagctctgacaccctcttctggtgtgtctgaagacagctatagtgtacttacttatattaacaaataaatctttatttatttatatattttttatttttttaatttattatatgtaagtacactgtagctctcttcaaatactccagaagagggtgtcagatctcattacagatggttgtgagccaccatgcggttgctgggattagaactcaggatcTTCCCAAAGGCagtgaagatctttccccaatttgTGGGTTGCCATTCTGAACTATcgtcagtgtcctttgccttacagatgcttttcagtttcatgaggttccatttatcaactgTTGTTCTTAACATAATGGAATTAAGGCTAGCAAGAGAACTAAGGGGACTCTTTAAGTCAATTATGCTTTCTGTTCTACACTATATCATATAAGCTGACACCAACTGTCAGTTTGAGGTATGAATTATGAAATGTTTACTTTTACCTGGAAATTATCTATACTTCTTTCTACTCACTACTTTTCATTTAACCATAATGTTTTAAATTCTTGACTATAAAAATGTGAACACTTTAAATAAATGTTATTCAACTTCACATCACATCCttgcctatactcaacaaagtaCCTAATACAGCATGTTACATTAATCATTTCattaaaacaatgaaagaaaactgaTGCATATTGAAAGAAGACAAAATAGTCCATTTTAATGATTGGTTCACTATCTACTAACTTGAACTAACCTGAAACAAGTATCAACTTGCACAAATATTCACCTAATAAAATTTGTTATTATGTACATCCCATAACTACCTAATGAAAGTGTATCAGTACTCATACAAAGAGGAAAACAAGCAATTGCTTGAAATAAACAGAGTTTTTGAAAATTAATCGTGTTTGTGTTAAATGATCGGCTCAGTACTCACTGGGATATTGGTAATGATTGCTGATAATTTGAATTCACACTGGAATCTGGAGCCTCTGCAGGGACTTATCCTCAGTGACAAACAATGACAGTAAGAAACAGCTTTGCAGCTATAAAATCGTAGTAAGATTGAACTTCTTACTTTGAAATGAGTTCTTATTTCAAGAGGTAAGAGTTTGACTTTGTTGGTAAATGGAGATACTCTATTTTTTGAAAtgtactgtatttataaacatggTGGAGAAACAAGTCAGATGGAATCATGCAAGACAGGGGAAACAAACTTTCAAAAAATCACCTTGTATTTTATTAGTAAATTATTCAGATTGATAAGGcataaaaataagttttcatagattttaaattatatatccaTTGGTAAGACCACAAACCAACATGACCTTCAAAGCTGTAAATGCATAGCATTCATCCAAAGGCTAACAAGACCTGCTTTGTGCATGGACTGAATGAGCCAGCCTTACAGGTATCAATGTAGACAAATGAAGATGTAAGTATAAAATGTGAGGGATGACAGTCAATCTGCTCATTGCTGTGTAAACCTCTCAATTTCTGAGGCTTAGTATTGAGTAGTGTCCTCTGCTGAAAATAATATGAATTCATTCTGACACACTCCACTTAGAAAACACTGTGACACTGGGTAAGGAGTTGATATATCTAAATAAGTTATTACTAGTAATatgctaaatatttatattttatacgatggtaaaattaatatttcaaattACTTTAAAGAACAATGATTCATTTAgaagaatttaaaacatttaatgacTTTACAACTGGAGGTCAGATTGGTAAATTTAATGTGACGATTATTCAGTTTTACAGACTTTGTGATCAACATCACCAACAAATCACCTTTCTATGTATTAACCATAGAAAAGTTGAAATGATGCCCTTCTGTATTTCCCTGACTTGTGTATGGTTTGAACCACATTGTGACTGTTCATTAATAATGTGATTACTAACAGTAAAAGACTGAATTCAACGTACCTAGTTTTCATATCTAATACTCTtttgaaaatttattatttttatttagttcataTGAATGTTGCCCTCTGTACATACATGCACCATgtgaatgcctggtgcccatgaggaccagaagaaagcattgagTCTGAAGAACTGTAAAATCAGACTTCTGTGAATAaccagtggttgctgggaatcagactcaggcaggtcctctgcaagtgcagcCAGTGTGCTTAGCCAAGAGCAAACTCTGAATTCCACAACATTTTACTTCATATTTATAACTTTACTCAAATAAAAGTGTTTCCTACTGTAAAATGGAAATTATAAAAGACTTAACTGCAAGTTGAAGGCTGGTGACACAGATCTTTAATAttggcactcaggaagcagatacAGGAagttctctgtgaattcaagaccagcctggtctatatagcaagaaAGCCAGAACTACACATGGAAATCCTattttgaaaaactgaaaaagtaaaagaagtaattaatatttaataaaaataaaaatatacaaatatattttcaacatTCCTATGATGGTGATTAAGTAAGCAGTCAAATAAATTTAGCAAGGACTAAGTCTTCATGGTATAATcccataattttatattttaatcatcTGTTATAATAAGCATTTCTATTTTGAAAAGGCttgtatatttttatgttaatttatccctttatttctgtgaagagaatgGTTCTGGTAACATAGCATAGCTGTTTCAAAGGACAGCATGCAGGAGTTAGTTCTCACTTCTCACCACTGAGTTCAAGGAATAAAACTAGCTGTCATGTGTCAGGCTTGAAGGCAAGAGTAATTATCTGACAAGCCAACTCACCAGGCAAAATCTCAAGATTTTAAATCTTTAACTTAATGAAAAttaagtatgggatgtggaacaattggagggtggATCAGTGTGGGGGGattaaatatggagtgtaaaaaattaataaaaaaagaaaaaatagcattgaataaaaaagataaaggaatattttattataaacatcATAAATAAAAGTTCCTTATTATTTGTTATACATTTCTAGCTTATTTGATTAAATAGCTTGAAAAACTTATTGTGCAGAAATGAATAGACAATGAGAATCCTGAGTAAAACATTAATTGTTGATTCAATTTTTGAATAACAAATTGGTATGTAATGCGCTCAGTGTCtgtatgaaataaaattgaatgaAATGTTTATAAATCCCTCCCTATATCTGTCTCCATCACAGCCTTAATCTAGCAGCAGCTACATTATCCCATGGCTTTCCTGCAGGATGGGAACCACACTGCAGTGACAGAGTTCATTTTACTGGGATTAACAGATGGCCCAATCCTCAGAGTCATCCTCTTTACCATCATCTTGTGCATCTACCTGGTGACTGTGTCTGGGAACCTCAGCACCATCCTTCTCATCAGAGTCTCTTCCCAGCTCCATCACCCCATGTACTTTTTTCTCAGTCACTTGGCTTCTGTTGACATGGGCCTTTCATCTTCTGTCACACCCAATATGCTTGTCAACTTCCTCGTAAAGCAAAATACCATCTCCTACATTGCATGTTCTATTCAGTTTGGCTTAGCTGCTTTCTTTGGGACAGttgaatgctttcttctggctGCCATGGCTTATGATCGCTTTGTAGCAATCTGCAACCCACTGCTTTATTCCACAAAAATATCTACAGAGTCCTGTATCCAGTTAGTCGTGGGATCTTATATAGGTGGCTTTCTTAATGCTTCTTCCTTCatcctttcattcttttcttttatcttctgtGGACCAAATAGGATCAATCACTTTTACTGTGATTTGGCTCCTTTGGTGGAACTCTCCTGTTCTGATGTGAGTGTCTCTGTAGTTGTTACCTCATTTTCTGCTGGTTCAGTCACTGTGATCACAGTGTTTGTCATAGCTGTCTCCTATTCTTATATTCTCATCACCATCCTGAAGATGCACTCCACTGAGGGCAGACACAAGGCCTTCTCTACCTgcacctcccacctcactgcaGTCACTCTTTATTATGGCACCATTACATTCATTTATGTGATGCCCAAGTCCAGCTACTCCACAGACCAGAATAAGGTGGTGTCTGTGTTCTACATGGTGGTCATCCCCATGTTGAACCCCCTCATCTACAGCCTCAGGAATAATGAGATTAAGGGTGCTATCAAGAGACAGCTTGGAAAGAAAATGTTCTGCTAAAGAGTAATCTCATGTTTGGTGAAACCTAATATACTCACAGCAATTATGCAAGACCAATATGACCACCATCTCAAGTTATAAGACTTCTCCTTACTCTATTCTCTCTCATATCCTTTTCCTTGCAGTATATGTGGCTATTTTGTTTATCAcattttacaattttgtttttctttacatttatttacataccaCTCACAGCCCCTTTCCCTTTACTCCTTCCAGTTCCACCCTTAAAATTTCTCTCCCCATTGCCCCCTTCTGCTCAAACAAGGGGAGCTCCTTGGTGTACAACCCCACCCAGAGACATCTAGCCCCAGCAGggctaggcatatcctctcctaAGGACGCCCTAAGAGACAGTATAGGTAGGAAGAAGTGGATCCTATGGTAGAGAAAATAGCCTCAGTCAGCTGTTTCTCTTCTTGTTAGTGGACTTACAGGAAGTCCAAGCTCCACATTGTGTTTAAGTTCAGCtcctgcatgctccctggttggtggcccagacTTTGTGAGCCCTCATGGTCCGATGTTAACTaactctgtgggtcttcttgtggtatcTTTGACCCCCTACTTGTTCCCTTCTATCCTCCATATTTCCacatttgcccaggatcttcctgatgtttggctatgggtatctgcatctgtctctgtccactgctggatgaagcctctcaagaTGCAGTTGTGGTTTCCTTTCTTCAAACATAGGATAGTATCATTAAAAATGTCAGGGGTTTTCTCTTTCCCATATCCTGGGCCTCAAGTTGTGGCAGTTATTTGTTGGGTGTTCCCTCAGTCTATGCACGGtctttatccctgcatatcttgtaagCAAGACAAAATTTGCATTTAATGTTTTGTGGGTGGAATGATGAACACTTTCTCCTCTTGAAGTCCTGCCACTTTAGTCCCTGTATAATCCTCTGGTAGGCATCTCTGCTAGGGTCATCCCCATAAACTCTAGGTATGCTTTCCATTCCCAGGTCTTCAGCTAGTCACCAGAAATGCCCCCATTCCCCCACTGATTTTTATTCTCACTCCCAGCTCTCTGTATTGCCCCCCTCTCTGAAAACTTAATCACTATCCCCATTCACCTCCTCACCTGTTTCCTAAGGATTCCCTCTCTACATCCACCTTTGATGGCGATTTAGttttcccttctgagtgagattcatgtACCCTCCCTTGGGACTtccttattacccagtttcttgGAGTCTGGGGATTTTAGCATGGTTGTCcagtactttatggctaatgtccactaataagtgagtgcatactgtatgtgtctttctggttctgggttacctcactcaggatgatattctcaagttccactCAATTGCTTGAAAAACTcatgatgtatttgtttttaatagctgactaataTTCTATTGCACAGACgtatgacattttctttatcaatcctttagttgagagacatctaagttgtttccagtttctggctattatgaataaagctgttgtGAACATAATTCTCCCTGTGATATGGCAGAAAAATCTTTGGGTATATGACAAGGAATTGTAGGTAGAGTTGGGTCTTGTGGTAGATATTTTCCAAGAtttctaagaaaccaccaaattgaatTCCAAAGCTATTTTATGTTTGCACTCCCACTGGCAAGGGTAGAATGTTCCCCTTgaacacatccttgccagcatgtgctgtcacttaagttattgatcttagccattctggtgagtaaatatgtttgttttggtttcatttccttgatgactaaatGGACTGAATTGTTGTAAGCCGGCCTGTGGCCTACATGAACTGGTTACACCTGGGAAGCAGGCTGGgactgaaagagacttagacagcAAGAAAgataatggagccaagacaaacgCCTGATCAAGACCTGCGAGTTTattaagagactgtgcttataagggggaagcccccccccccacctacccccgccagtccactcttggtgcctggagccattctgTCAGCACTCAGTTGCTAGGCTGGTTGCTTATTAGGGAATGTCAAatgaagacaggttcagcctttcagcaggtagcagaatctcagagcagttgtcacttcaaaagaagccagccaactTGGAAAGCTGCACCACAGGTGACCCCACCTCAGTGGCAACATGGTCTGTACCAGCCCGCttgaggctgggggaggctacaattcctccctgattatataataaaaatagctggactgaggcataaaatttatagtcctgcctgggagttatggttgGCTGGCGGCCACGTCTGGCTTGGGATAGCTTAGATTTTCCAAACTATTCTTATCCTCCATGGAGAatatatgcagcttgtttgtgtttattttgcagaaacatggctctgtggtgtattattaataaaccacagcctcttggcatatacctctgtcttagattgatatagttCTGAAATCTGGTTGCCCGTCATTGGCTAACCacccctcatagcacaccttattcccaaatcagaccaaagccacaatatatactgaatatgcttcttcatattgaGTAATTTCTGCCACCCGCGCTTGCTAGAGGGGAGGCTGCACTCTTGCTGAATTCAGGCTGTAAGGAGAGATGGACCTTCTTGAAGAACAAAGTGGAGATAGTTGAAAAGcaacaggataaaagcttctttgtggaagcccaggtactttattcagttgcaaattagcaacaatcaagccCAAACTCTGACCTCCCAGTTATGcaggagctggctttgagaattagcaggaAAGCTGGAGGAGATTCTCtgaaagtggaggctgtgctccaaattaactttttcaGCTAAAAAGGATTTTTAGCCATCAAGAAAGTTaaaatcatacttactagaagattcaggatctgtgtccacttgatgaaccagtctttcaggcagccatcgaACTTTTTGTATAAAACACAAATCTTCCCCAGATTAAAACAGGGTCTGGACCATTCCACATATTAGTTAATGGTCCcaccatttaaccatggcataagaactggaaATAACTAGATGCCAGTGgcaatctgctgcagactgacctttaacatcagtttgcaagaAATTTTAAATGAACAAGACAAAAGCAATATGTGCTTTTGGTGACTTTGGGGGGTGGTAAAGCTGCCCCTGTTTCATTTTCAAAAGCCACTTTTTCAGAGTGCGATGAGCATGTTCAAAAATTCCTTGTCCggtggggttataaggaattccagttttatgtttgataccaaattccttacaaaatgaagtaaaattgttgctattataggatggcccattatttgtcttaatgagtttaggcaatcccatagcattaaaggcttgtaaacaatgatcaattacatttctagaggcctgtcccatatgtagagaagcaaaaagaaatcctgaacaagtgtcattacaaacatgtatgtattttaattttccaaattcagcataatgagttacatccatttcccaaatatgattgggcataagacctcatggattaactcctaaatgtggcattGGAGATAATGTAAGACATTTagaacattgttttacaatcattcttgcctgttctttagtgatcttgtgtctgagccttaaggtatggctagagagatgaaatttatcatgatcacgtctagccaaagcaacaggatctgaaattaaggactCTGCTATCAGAGCCCTGTCGATGTAATCATCGcctgcagctaaaggtccaggaaaaCCAGAATGAGCTCgtatatgaccaatataaaacagatgttttcgggcaagaatgatgttttgcaattgtgtaGAGATCCTGCTGGTGTAttaaagttaaacgtaccacaagtctccaataaggggattgattgtgcaacatataaactgtcagtaaaaatattaaaagcatcactTACAGACTCAAAGACATTCAGTATTGCTGTCAGTTCTGCTaactgagctgagaggccaggagtctctatgactgtttgttgattattaataagatattcagcttgccctttagaggagccattagtaaaaatcaatagagcattatataaaggctgtaaggaagtcattttaggaaatatcacctcatgtacatttaaaatttttatcaacctatcttgaggataatgattatctatagttcctataaatcctatttgagcaagcaaccaatccatACTGTTCTGCTTCAGCCAAGTATCTTGTTCTGCACTGTAAGGCTGAACAGTGATATCCGGCTCCTTGCCAAAATAAGTCAGTGCCTGTTTCCTTCCAAGTAtgatcatc
This Mus musculus strain C57BL/6J chromosome 7, GRCm38.p6 C57BL/6J DNA region includes the following protein-coding sequences:
- the Olfr494 gene encoding olfactory receptor 494, which produces MAFLQDGNHTAVTEFILLGLTDGPILRVILFTIILCIYLVTVSGNLSTILLIRVSSQLHHPMYFFLSHLASVDMGLSSSVTPNMLVNFLVKQNTISYIACSIQFGLAAFFGTVECFLLAAMAYDRFVAICNPLLYSTKISTESCIQLVVGSYIGGFLNASSFILSFFSFIFCGPNRINHFYCDLAPLVELSCSDVSVSVVVTSFSAGSVTVITVFVIAVSYSYILITILKMHSTEGRHKAFSTCTSHLTAVTLYYGTITFIYVMPKSSYSTDQNKVVSVFYMVVIPMLNPLIYSLRNNEIKGAIKRQLGKKMFC